Proteins from one Rosa chinensis cultivar Old Blush chromosome 7, RchiOBHm-V2, whole genome shotgun sequence genomic window:
- the LOC112176003 gene encoding uncharacterized protein LOC112176003: protein MLEMIAFIDPDHTGALACGNPTERARSLAVRYGNGKPGQVFLVPYNSGSIRIYNAQKNRKGRKIVQWKNCAGIPEQLGDKTCGLWIMHYMKDIAEDKNQQWSAKIYMIMAQQGYVYDI from the exons atgcTGGAAATGATCGCCTTCATAGACCCTGATCACACTGGTGCACTTGCGTGTGGAAATCCAACAGAACGAGCTCGTTCTCTAGCTGTTCGGTATGGAAATGGGAAGCCTGGCCAGGTTTTTCTAGTTCCCTATAACTCAGG TTCCATCAGAATATACAATGCACAGAAAAATAGGAAAGGCAGAAAAATAGTTCAATGGAAAAATTGTGCG GGCATTCCGGAGCAATTGGGCGATAAAACTTGTGGACTGTGGATTATGCATTACATGAAAGACATAGCGGAGGACAAAAATCAACAGTGGAGTGCTAAg ATTTATATGATTATGGCACAACAGGGATACGTGTATGACATCTAG